One window of the Triticum dicoccoides isolate Atlit2015 ecotype Zavitan chromosome 3B, WEW_v2.0, whole genome shotgun sequence genome contains the following:
- the LOC119280690 gene encoding lipid phosphate phosphatase 2-like, which translates to MRGGGNTDRMQQVQHTVQTHGYGLARKHTYDWVVLTLLAAAVVVLHYAPPFNRFVGKDMMADIRYPVKQSTVPAWAVPVISMLCPVLVFVAVYVARRDVYDLHHATLGVIFAVLITAAFTDVIKTAVGRPRPDFFWRCFPDGRQVYDQVTGGVICHGEKGFLTDGRKSFPSGHTSWSFAGLGFLSLYLSGKIKAFDRKGHVAKLCIVILPLLLASLVGVSRIDNYRHHWEDVLVGGLIGYIMAVLCYLHFFPPPYHHQGWGPYAYFHMLEELEVHNSNNAQNQQSAGEHHIGLTGQHHNGRSRNDLESGSV; encoded by the exons ATGCGTGGTGGAGGCAACACG GATAGGATGCAGCAGGTTCAGCACACGGTTCAGACGCACGGATATGGACTGGCCAGAAAGCACACTTATGACTGGGTCGTTCTTACGCTCCTAGCTGCGGCCGTGGTCGTCTTGCATTATGCTCCGCCGTTTAATCGGTTCGTTGGGAAGGATATGATGGCTGATATTAGGTACCCGGTGAAACAGAGTACTGTGCCAGCATGGGCTGTTCCT GTAATCTCTATGCTGTGTCCAGTGCTTGTTTTCGTAGCGGTGTATGTTGCTAGAAGGGACGTCTATGACCTTCACCACGCAACGCTAG GTGTTATTTTCGCTGTGCTGATCACTGCCGCGTTCACTGATGTGATAAAGACTGCAGTAGGGAGACCAAGGCCAGACTTCTTTTGGCGGTGTTTTCCTGATGGAAGGCAG GTATATGATCAAGTGACAGGTGGTGTGATTTGCCATGGCGAGAAAGGTTTCTTAACTGATGGGCGCAAGAGTTTTCCTAGTGGACACACGTCGT GGTCTTTTGCTGGACTTGGATTTTTGTCACTATACTTATCTGGCAAAATTAAGGCGTTTGATCGCAAAGGTCATGTGGCAAAACTTTGCATCGtgattcttcctcttcttcttgcttCGCTTGTTGGGGTTTCTAGAATAGACAACTATCGGCACCACTGGGAGGATGTGCTTGTCGGTGGCCTGATTG GATATATCATGGCAGTGCTGTGCTATCTGCACTTCTTTCCTCCTCCATATCACCATCAAG GTTGGGGTCCCTATGCGTACTTCCACATGCTGGAAGAGCTTGAGGTGCACAATTCAAATAATGCACAAAACCAGCAGTCTGCAGGTGAGCATCATATCGGATTGACCGGCCAACACCATAACGGGAGATCAAGAAATGATTTGGAATCTGGAAGTGTGTAA